CGAAGCCTCGGACTATAACACTTGGTCCGAATTGTTTCGGCTTCACTGCACCACATATCTCGTTGCTGATCACCTCTCCCCTCGAACACCACCTGTTGCCACTGACAAAGATAAAGAAAAATCGACCTCTGGCTCTCCTTCATCCCCGGGCGACTCTTGGGAGCGGCTCGATGCTATCGTTCTTCAGTGGATGTACGGTACTATCTCCACGGACCTTCTCAAGACTGTCATCAAGACCCGAATCACTGCGTATGATGCCTGGAAGGCCATTAAGTCTCTGTTCCAGGATAACAAAGCCACTCATGCATTGTTTCTGAAGTAAAAGTTCGCCAACACACGCTTGGAAAATTTTTCCTCCATGGCCGCATACTGTCAAGAGCTCAAGGTTCTCTCCGACCAACTAAGCAATGTCGATGCTCCTGTCGATGAACAGACTCTGGTTCTTCAGACCATTGCGGGTCTCACCGAGCAGTATGAAACGGTCGGTACTATCCTCTAGAATACCAAACCCCTACCCTCCTTCTTTGATGTCCGTTCACAACTCTGTATGAACGAGACCACCAAGGCCAATCATGCCCTCCACTCCGCCACCCAAGCCTCTTCCGCCCTTCTTGCTCAAAGCCGACCCACCCACTCCCCTTCCACCTCTCACCACTCAACTGCCCCTCACAATTCTCGTGAACCCCACCGGGGCCGAGGTCGCTCTCGCGGCCGAGGCCGAGGTAGGACCTCCACCTCTCAACCCTATCGCCCCACCAACTCACAGCAGCC
This is a stretch of genomic DNA from Helianthus annuus cultivar XRQ/B chromosome 16, HanXRQr2.0-SUNRISE, whole genome shotgun sequence. It encodes these proteins:
- the LOC110917496 gene encoding uncharacterized protein LOC110917496, whose amino-acid sequence is MADQKLHPVVTVSNIKTFVRVTLDHEASDYNTWSELFRLHCTTYLVADHLSPRTPPVATDKDKEKSTSGSPSSPGDSWERLDAIVLQWMYGTISTDLLKTVIKTRITAYDAWKAIKSLFQDNKATHALFLK